A single region of the Longimicrobium sp. genome encodes:
- a CDS encoding S9 family peptidase, whose translation MKRAGALVLLLGALAPSAAHGQEGGRRLKLEDYLEMESVANPRISPDGRRVVYERGWVDKMKDRRQSSLWIMDADGTRNRFLVEGSSAVWSPDGTRVAYLAEGQPDGTQIWVKYLDAGGATQVSRTEETPADLAWSPDGTQLAFRMLVPDRERWSVSPPGKPQGATWTAEPRVIEDLQYRRDRRGFIEDGNEHIFVVAADGGTPRQVTRGEFNHGAPEWMPNGRTLVFSGLLEPDAQYFWRESEIYAVDAANGAVRRLTRRKGPDHSPAISPDGRQIAYLGYDSTDATYRDQDLYVMNADGTGSRLLTSAFDRSPEAPRWSADGREVLVNVGSEGAYNVHAVSLDGRVRPVTRGAHDLRLTDVGRNGALMGVWSDPHNPGDVVRFTARAPEPRRLTRVNADVLAGVELGRVEEVWYQAPDGLRVQGWIIKPPRFDANRKYPMQLHIHGGPHAMYGVGFNFAFQEQAANDYVVLYTNPRGSTGYGSDFGNAIKNAYPGKDYDDLMAGVDYTLARGYVDAQNLFVTGCSGGGVLTAWIVGKTDRFRAASSNCPVTNWLSFVGTTDGASWYRNFEKLPWEDPSEHLRRSPLMYVGNVKTPTMLMTGVNDLRTPMPQTEEFYQALKMLRVPTRMVRFNDEWHGTSSRPSNALRTQMYLRKWFEEWMTPAGLQKQRAARR comes from the coding sequence ATGAAGAGAGCGGGGGCACTGGTTCTGCTGCTGGGCGCTCTGGCGCCGAGCGCGGCCCACGGGCAGGAGGGCGGACGGCGCCTGAAGCTGGAGGACTACCTGGAGATGGAGTCCGTGGCCAACCCCCGAATCTCTCCGGATGGGCGGCGGGTGGTGTACGAGCGCGGGTGGGTGGACAAGATGAAGGACCGCCGTCAATCCAGCCTGTGGATCATGGACGCAGACGGGACGCGCAACCGCTTCCTCGTGGAAGGGAGCAGCGCGGTGTGGTCGCCGGACGGGACGCGCGTGGCGTACCTGGCGGAGGGGCAGCCGGACGGCACGCAGATCTGGGTCAAGTACCTGGACGCGGGGGGCGCCACGCAGGTCAGCCGCACCGAGGAAACTCCCGCCGACCTGGCGTGGAGCCCGGACGGGACGCAGCTCGCCTTCCGCATGCTGGTGCCCGACCGGGAGCGCTGGTCGGTGAGCCCGCCCGGAAAGCCGCAGGGCGCCACGTGGACGGCTGAGCCCAGGGTGATCGAAGACCTGCAGTACCGCCGCGACCGCCGCGGCTTCATTGAGGATGGCAACGAGCACATCTTCGTGGTTGCCGCCGACGGCGGCACCCCGCGCCAGGTGACGCGCGGCGAGTTCAACCACGGCGCGCCGGAGTGGATGCCGAACGGCCGCACGCTGGTGTTCAGCGGCCTGCTGGAGCCGGACGCGCAGTACTTCTGGCGCGAGAGCGAAATCTACGCGGTGGACGCCGCGAACGGTGCCGTCCGCCGGCTGACCCGCCGCAAGGGGCCGGATCACTCGCCCGCCATTTCGCCCGACGGACGCCAGATCGCGTACCTCGGCTACGACTCGACCGACGCGACGTACCGGGACCAGGACCTGTACGTAATGAACGCCGACGGCACCGGGTCGCGCCTCCTGACCTCCGCCTTCGACCGCTCGCCCGAGGCCCCGCGCTGGAGCGCGGATGGCCGCGAGGTGCTGGTCAATGTGGGGAGCGAGGGGGCGTACAACGTACACGCCGTGTCGCTGGACGGCCGCGTGCGCCCCGTCACCCGCGGCGCGCACGACCTGCGGCTCACCGACGTGGGGCGGAACGGCGCCTTGATGGGCGTCTGGTCCGATCCGCACAACCCGGGCGACGTGGTGCGCTTCACCGCCCGCGCGCCGGAGCCGCGCCGGCTGACCCGCGTCAACGCGGACGTGCTGGCGGGGGTGGAGCTGGGCCGGGTGGAGGAGGTCTGGTACCAGGCGCCGGACGGGCTGCGCGTGCAGGGGTGGATCATCAAGCCGCCGCGCTTCGACGCCAACCGCAAGTACCCCATGCAGCTGCACATTCATGGCGGGCCGCACGCCATGTACGGAGTGGGGTTCAACTTCGCCTTCCAGGAGCAGGCCGCGAACGACTACGTAGTGCTGTACACCAACCCGCGCGGCAGCACCGGCTACGGCAGCGACTTCGGCAACGCCATCAAGAACGCCTACCCTGGCAAGGACTACGACGACCTGATGGCCGGGGTGGACTACACGCTGGCGCGGGGCTACGTAGACGCGCAGAACCTGTTCGTGACCGGGTGCAGCGGGGGCGGCGTGCTCACCGCGTGGATCGTGGGGAAGACGGACCGCTTCCGCGCCGCGAGCTCCAACTGCCCCGTCACCAATTGGCTTTCATTCGTTGGGACCACGGATGGCGCCAGCTGGTACCGCAACTTCGAGAAGCTGCCCTGGGAGGACCCTAGCGAGCACCTGCGCCGCTCGCCGCTGATGTACGTGGGAAACGTGAAGACCCCCACCATGCTGATGACGGGCGTCAACGACCTCCGCACCCCGATGCCGCAGACCGAGGAGTTCTACCAGGCGCTGAAGATGCTTCGGGTGCCGACCCGGATGGTGCGGTTCAACGACGAGTGGCACGGCACAAGCTCGCGCCCCTCCAACGCCCTGCGCACGCAGATGTACCTGCGCAAGTGGTTCGAAGAGTGGATGACCCCCGCGGGGCTTCAGAAGCAGCGGGCGGCCCGCCGGTAG
- the msrB gene encoding peptide-methionine (R)-S-oxide reductase MsrB yields MIGDNHSLTAGHVARHRPPQSRISTEIAVLVTQEDDTEPAFRNEYWDNKKAGIYVDVVSGEPLFSSRDKYDSGTGWPSFTRPLVAANVVKREERSWVGTRIEVRSRGADSHLGHVFDDGPAPTGLRYCMNSAAMRFIPVERLQAEGYGRFLPLFAGRQAQRS; encoded by the coding sequence ATGATCGGCGACAACCACTCGCTCACGGCCGGCCACGTGGCGCGACACCGCCCCCCGCAGTCACGGATCAGCACCGAGATCGCCGTCCTTGTGACGCAGGAGGACGACACCGAGCCGGCCTTCCGCAACGAGTACTGGGACAACAAGAAGGCGGGGATCTACGTGGACGTCGTTTCCGGCGAGCCGCTCTTCAGCTCGCGCGACAAGTACGACTCGGGCACGGGATGGCCCAGCTTCACCCGCCCGCTGGTCGCCGCCAACGTCGTGAAGCGCGAGGAGCGGAGCTGGGTGGGCACGCGCATCGAAGTCCGCTCGCGCGGCGCGGATTCGCACCTCGGCCACGTCTTCGACGATGGCCCCGCGCCCACGGGGCTGCGATACTGCATGAACTCCGCGGCGATGCGCTTCATCCCCGTGGAGCGCCTTCAGGCCGAGGGCTATGGCCGGTTTCTGCCGCTCTTCGCCGGAAGGCAGGCGCAGCGTTCCTGA
- a CDS encoding PadR family transcriptional regulator: protein MTDSASLLPGTLDLLILKAVSLGKLHGYGVLLRIEQISGGALQIQQGALYPALYRLEHQGLIESEWGVSDNNRRAKFYRLTPAGRARFGEEVASWNRLADAIALSLRTTPREI from the coding sequence ATGACCGATTCCGCCTCGCTGCTGCCAGGCACGCTGGACCTGCTGATCCTCAAGGCCGTCTCGCTCGGGAAGCTGCACGGGTACGGCGTACTGCTGCGCATCGAGCAGATCTCGGGCGGTGCGCTCCAGATCCAGCAGGGCGCGCTCTACCCCGCGCTGTACCGGCTGGAGCACCAGGGTCTCATCGAGAGCGAGTGGGGAGTCTCCGACAACAACCGCCGCGCCAAGTTCTACCGCCTCACCCCCGCCGGCCGCGCGCGCTTCGGCGAGGAAGTCGCGAGCTGGAACCGGCTTGCGGATGCCATTGCGCTGTCGCTGCGCACCACCCCTCGGGAGATCTGA
- a CDS encoding ABC transporter permease produces MKTLFARVRSFWRGLRRPDQLWAEMGEEMRFHVDMEAERLQRERGLDPAEARRQAAAAFGGVEKYREAGRDARGLGWLAGLTLDLKLGGRMLVKYPGLTIVGGLAMAFAIWVGAVVFEMVMLFVSPTLPLPDGDRIVHLRNWDVQANGTEPRALHDFAVWRRTMRSVTDFGAWEDVTRNLVGRDGEVRPVQLAAITASGFRIAATPPLLGRALVPADERAGAPPVVVLGHDVWRARFAGDSAIVGQTVQLGDAYATVVGVMPDGFTFPVAHDAWTPFRPNVLDDAPRSGPGITVFGRLAPGATLGDAQAELAALGRRAARELPGTHEHLQPQVMPYAQMFVGGSTFAVIQILPLMLLVLVCGNVALLLFARAATRESEIIVRSALGASRRRIVVQLFAEALVLGGVGAAAGLAAAHLALRQWGLPFLEADMGQVPFWYDPRLSPSTALYACALTLLGAAIAGALPGLKITRGLGSRLRAGTAGGGGPRFGGVWTAVIVAQVAVTVAFPGIVLMELRELQRLQSYDVGFPADEYLAVSLAMETPPGADSATVAAHRTRFVTVLETLRERVAAEPGVAGVTFADQLPLTNYADLRIALDDSASVAAPSAPAGEPAGQRPLLSTKIARVDLSYFDVLGAPILAGRGFQGADLAPGAGVAIVDQGFVDQVLLGRNPIGRRVRIGVGGTRPDGPGADSLPWHEIVGVVKELGMVGATESGRGSGLYLPATPGSGFPPVMMIHAQGDPMALVPRLRAIAGTLDPTLRLSELQRVDQVTSPILWVVGMFLRATLVMTAVALLLSLAGIYAVLSFTVARRTREIGVRVALGANRRRILTAMFRRPLTQVGLGVAAGASLIAAGAVILTRSAAFASAPSALSVGHVALLAAYAAFMLGVCLLACVVPTRRALGVEPMVAMRVE; encoded by the coding sequence ATGAAGACTCTGTTCGCGCGGGTTCGGTCGTTCTGGCGCGGGCTGCGGAGACCCGACCAGCTCTGGGCGGAGATGGGCGAGGAGATGCGCTTCCACGTGGACATGGAAGCCGAGCGGCTCCAGCGCGAGCGGGGTCTGGATCCCGCGGAGGCGCGCCGGCAGGCGGCGGCCGCGTTCGGCGGGGTGGAGAAGTACAGGGAGGCGGGCCGGGACGCGCGGGGGCTGGGGTGGCTCGCCGGGCTGACGCTCGACCTCAAGCTCGGCGGCCGGATGCTGGTCAAGTATCCGGGGCTGACGATCGTCGGGGGGCTCGCGATGGCGTTCGCCATCTGGGTCGGCGCCGTCGTCTTCGAGATGGTGATGCTGTTCGTCAGCCCCACGCTGCCGCTGCCGGACGGCGACCGCATCGTGCACCTGCGGAATTGGGACGTGCAGGCGAACGGCACGGAGCCCCGCGCGCTGCACGACTTCGCCGTCTGGCGCCGGACGATGCGGTCGGTGACCGACTTCGGGGCGTGGGAGGACGTCACGCGCAACCTCGTGGGGCGTGACGGCGAGGTCCGCCCGGTGCAGCTCGCGGCGATCACCGCGTCGGGGTTCCGCATCGCCGCCACGCCGCCGCTGCTGGGCCGCGCCCTCGTGCCGGCGGACGAGCGGGCCGGAGCGCCGCCGGTGGTGGTCCTCGGCCACGACGTGTGGCGGGCGCGCTTCGCGGGCGACTCCGCGATCGTCGGGCAGACCGTGCAGCTCGGCGATGCGTACGCCACCGTGGTGGGCGTGATGCCGGACGGCTTCACGTTTCCGGTCGCGCACGACGCTTGGACGCCGTTCCGCCCGAACGTGCTCGACGATGCGCCGCGCAGTGGGCCCGGCATCACCGTCTTCGGGCGGCTCGCTCCCGGCGCGACCCTGGGCGACGCGCAGGCCGAGCTCGCGGCGCTCGGCCGGCGCGCGGCGCGGGAGCTCCCCGGCACGCACGAGCACCTGCAGCCCCAGGTGATGCCGTACGCGCAGATGTTCGTCGGGGGGTCTACCTTCGCGGTGATCCAGATTTTACCGCTGATGCTCCTCGTGCTCGTCTGCGGCAACGTGGCGCTGCTGCTGTTCGCGCGGGCGGCGACGCGCGAGAGCGAGATCATCGTGCGGAGCGCCCTCGGCGCGAGCCGCCGCCGGATCGTCGTGCAGCTGTTCGCCGAGGCGCTCGTGCTCGGCGGGGTGGGCGCCGCCGCCGGGCTCGCGGCCGCCCACCTCGCGCTGCGCCAGTGGGGGCTGCCGTTCCTGGAGGCGGACATGGGGCAGGTCCCGTTCTGGTACGATCCGCGTCTCTCGCCCTCCACCGCGCTCTACGCCTGCGCGCTGACGCTGCTCGGCGCCGCGATCGCCGGCGCCCTGCCGGGGCTCAAGATCACGCGCGGGCTCGGCTCGCGCCTGCGGGCCGGTACGGCCGGCGGCGGCGGCCCGCGGTTCGGCGGCGTGTGGACCGCGGTGATCGTGGCGCAGGTCGCGGTCACCGTCGCCTTTCCGGGGATCGTCCTGATGGAGCTTCGGGAACTGCAGCGGTTGCAGTCGTACGACGTCGGGTTCCCGGCCGACGAGTACCTGGCGGTGAGCCTCGCGATGGAGACCCCGCCGGGCGCGGACAGCGCGACCGTGGCGGCCCACCGCACGCGGTTCGTCACGGTGCTCGAGACGCTCCGCGAGCGCGTCGCGGCCGAGCCGGGGGTCGCGGGGGTCACCTTCGCGGACCAGCTGCCGCTCACCAACTACGCCGACCTCCGCATCGCCCTCGACGATTCTGCGTCCGTCGCCGCGCCGTCCGCCCCGGCGGGCGAACCGGCCGGTCAGCGGCCGCTGCTCTCCACGAAGATCGCGCGCGTGGATCTGTCGTACTTCGACGTGCTGGGGGCGCCGATCCTCGCCGGCCGGGGATTCCAGGGCGCCGACCTCGCCCCCGGAGCGGGGGTGGCGATCGTCGATCAGGGCTTCGTGGACCAGGTGCTTCTGGGGCGCAACCCGATCGGCCGGCGGGTGCGCATCGGCGTCGGCGGTACGCGGCCCGATGGCCCGGGCGCCGACTCGCTTCCCTGGCACGAGATCGTGGGGGTCGTGAAGGAGCTCGGCATGGTCGGCGCGACGGAGTCCGGACGTGGAAGCGGGCTCTACCTGCCGGCCACTCCGGGGAGCGGCTTCCCGCCGGTGATGATGATCCACGCGCAGGGCGACCCGATGGCGCTCGTGCCGCGCCTGCGCGCGATCGCCGGCACGCTGGATCCCACGCTGCGGCTCTCCGAGCTCCAGCGCGTGGACCAGGTCACGAGCCCGATCCTGTGGGTGGTCGGGATGTTTCTGCGGGCGACGCTCGTGATGACCGCCGTGGCCCTTTTGCTCTCGCTGGCCGGCATCTACGCGGTGCTGTCGTTCACCGTCGCCCGGCGCACGCGCGAGATCGGCGTGCGCGTCGCGCTCGGCGCGAACCGGCGCCGCATCCTCACCGCGATGTTCCGGCGGCCGCTGACGCAGGTCGGCCTCGGCGTCGCGGCGGGTGCCTCCCTCATCGCCGCCGGCGCAGTGATCCTGACTCGCAGCGCCGCGTTCGCGAGCGCGCCGAGCGCCCTCTCGGTAGGTCACGTCGCGCTGCTCGCGGCCTACGCGGCGTTCATGCTGGGGGTTTGCCTGCTCGCCTGCGTCGTCCCTACGCGGCGTGCGCTCGGGGTGGAGCCGATGGTGGCGATGCGGGTGGAGTAG
- a CDS encoding type IV toxin-antitoxin system AbiEi family antitoxin, whose product MTRSIPPSLAPVLEHLELERPRVVATAELARIAEEYGIRTPAKLVAHRLVKRGWLLPTDVRGVWEFAPAERAGPYSGGDPLLALQATLANHPETRATVALGSALWLLNISERAPDQHEVAVPVGDPVPVSVQRNYRVVHYTAHLGPTVVNGVPVHQPATILVHLASQPMDVRSWSGVLERLEDLLAACTYEDVSTELLGRPMATHVRLGYLLSGIAHDWVERMEIRPAGTVWFGSRGKVRRYDANWHVADTILPVSPADLVGA is encoded by the coding sequence ATGACCCGGTCTATTCCCCCATCACTCGCGCCCGTACTCGAGCACCTAGAACTCGAGCGGCCCCGCGTCGTTGCGACGGCGGAGCTCGCCAGGATTGCAGAGGAGTACGGTATCCGGACGCCCGCGAAGCTGGTGGCACACCGGCTGGTTAAGCGCGGGTGGTTGTTGCCCACGGATGTCAGGGGCGTATGGGAGTTTGCCCCTGCCGAGCGTGCCGGACCGTACTCTGGTGGCGACCCACTGCTCGCCTTGCAGGCGACTCTGGCCAACCATCCTGAGACCCGAGCTACTGTCGCCTTGGGTTCTGCGCTTTGGCTGCTCAACATCTCGGAGCGCGCCCCTGACCAGCACGAGGTCGCTGTGCCCGTTGGAGACCCCGTGCCGGTAAGCGTACAACGAAATTACCGAGTCGTGCACTACACCGCGCATCTGGGGCCAACGGTGGTGAATGGCGTGCCCGTCCATCAGCCCGCCACGATCCTGGTCCATCTTGCATCTCAACCTATGGACGTTCGAAGCTGGTCGGGCGTTCTGGAGCGTCTCGAGGATCTCCTGGCGGCATGCACGTACGAAGACGTGTCGACGGAGTTGCTGGGCCGGCCGATGGCAACACACGTGCGACTAGGATATCTCTTGAGCGGTATCGCCCACGACTGGGTCGAACGTATGGAGATCAGACCGGCGGGCACAGTCTGGTTCGGTTCGCGGGGGAAGGTGCGTCGCTACGATGCCAACTGGCATGTGGCCGACACCATTCTGCCGGTGAGCCCCGCTGACCTGGTCGGCGCATGA
- the gyrB gene encoding DNA topoisomerase (ATP-hydrolyzing) subunit B, with translation MAPNIAAREYNAGQIQVLKGLEAVRKRPGMYIGSTSARGLHHLVYEVVDNSIDEALAGFADRVDVTIHVDNSITVVDNGRGIPVDIHPTENVSGLELALTALHAGGKFENQEGGSYKVSGGLHGVGVSVVNALSEWTRVTVRRGGKVHEMAFSRGDKTQEIAVTGKSTETGTTVSFKPDAQIFEELIFSFETLSNRLRELAFLNKGIRISLTDERPTAEGAEAKRDDYHYVGGLREFVEHLRGNRKPLHPEVVYIEASRPEAEIELAMQYDDGYNENTFTFVNNINTHEGGTHLTGFKSALTRSINDYARKSGLFKKGGLESLSGDDVREGLTCVISVKVREPQFEGQTKTKLGNSEVKGAVESVVAEKLSEYLEERPGVGRAVIEKAIQAARAREAARKARDLTRKKSSLETGVLPGKLADCSSNNPEIGELYIVEGDSAGGSAKQGRKREFQAILPLKGKILNVERARFDKVLSNEEIRAIITAIGSGIGEDEFDLNNARYHKIIIMTDADVDGSHIRTLLLTFFFRQMRQLIDAGFIYIAQPPLYLVKKGKQEQYAYSDAERDEIIGRYRGADGDAKGVHVQRYKGLGEMNPEQLWKTTMDPDTRTLLKVEMEDAVSADSVFTRLMGEEVEPRRQFIEENARYVKNLDV, from the coding sequence ATGGCTCCGAACATCGCGGCCAGGGAATACAACGCCGGCCAGATCCAGGTCCTGAAGGGGCTGGAGGCCGTCCGCAAGCGCCCGGGAATGTACATCGGGTCCACCAGCGCGCGCGGGCTGCATCACCTGGTCTATGAGGTGGTGGACAACTCGATCGACGAGGCGCTCGCCGGCTTCGCGGATCGCGTGGACGTCACCATCCACGTCGACAACTCCATCACGGTGGTGGACAACGGCCGGGGCATCCCGGTCGACATCCACCCCACCGAGAACGTGTCCGGCCTGGAGCTGGCGCTGACCGCGCTGCACGCCGGCGGCAAGTTCGAGAACCAGGAAGGCGGCTCGTACAAGGTCTCCGGAGGCCTGCACGGCGTGGGCGTATCCGTGGTGAACGCCCTCTCCGAATGGACGCGGGTGACGGTGCGGCGCGGCGGCAAGGTGCACGAGATGGCCTTCTCTCGCGGCGACAAGACGCAGGAGATCGCCGTCACGGGCAAGTCGACGGAGACCGGGACCACCGTCTCCTTCAAGCCGGACGCGCAGATCTTCGAGGAGCTGATCTTCTCCTTCGAGACGCTCAGCAACCGGCTTCGCGAGCTGGCGTTCCTCAACAAGGGCATCCGCATCTCGCTGACGGACGAGCGGCCGACCGCCGAGGGCGCCGAGGCCAAGCGCGACGACTATCACTACGTGGGCGGCCTTCGCGAGTTCGTGGAGCACCTGCGCGGCAACCGCAAGCCGCTGCACCCCGAGGTGGTCTACATCGAGGCGTCCCGACCCGAGGCAGAGATCGAGCTGGCCATGCAGTACGACGACGGGTACAACGAGAACACGTTCACCTTCGTCAACAACATCAACACCCACGAGGGCGGCACGCACCTCACCGGCTTCAAGAGCGCCCTCACGCGGTCGATCAACGACTACGCGCGCAAGAGCGGGCTCTTCAAGAAGGGCGGGCTGGAGTCGCTCTCCGGCGACGACGTCCGCGAGGGGCTCACCTGCGTGATCTCCGTCAAGGTGCGCGAGCCACAGTTCGAGGGGCAGACCAAGACCAAGCTGGGGAACAGCGAGGTCAAGGGCGCCGTCGAGAGCGTCGTGGCCGAGAAGCTGAGCGAGTACCTGGAGGAGCGCCCCGGCGTCGGCCGCGCCGTCATTGAGAAGGCGATCCAGGCCGCCCGCGCCCGCGAGGCCGCCCGCAAGGCGCGTGACCTCACGCGCAAGAAGAGCTCGCTGGAGACCGGCGTGCTCCCGGGCAAGCTGGCCGACTGCTCCAGCAACAACCCCGAGATCGGCGAGCTGTACATCGTCGAGGGCGACTCCGCCGGCGGGTCGGCCAAGCAGGGGCGCAAGCGCGAGTTCCAGGCGATCCTCCCGCTCAAGGGGAAGATTCTGAACGTGGAGCGCGCCCGTTTCGACAAGGTGCTCTCCAACGAGGAGATCCGCGCCATCATCACGGCGATCGGCTCCGGGATCGGCGAGGACGAGTTCGACCTCAACAACGCCCGGTACCACAAGATCATCATCATGACGGACGCGGACGTGGACGGCTCCCACATCCGCACCCTGCTGCTGACCTTCTTCTTCCGGCAGATGCGGCAGCTGATCGACGCGGGCTTCATCTACATCGCGCAGCCGCCGCTGTACCTGGTGAAGAAGGGGAAGCAGGAGCAGTACGCCTACAGCGACGCCGAGCGCGACGAGATCATCGGCCGCTACCGCGGCGCCGACGGCGACGCCAAGGGCGTGCACGTGCAGCGCTACAAGGGCCTCGGCGAGATGAACCCCGAACAGCTCTGGAAGACCACGATGGACCCCGACACGCGCACCCTCCTCAAGGTGGAGATGGAGGACGCCGTCTCGGCCGACTCGGTCTTCACCCGCCTGATGGGCGAAGAGGTGGAGCCGCGCCGCCAGTTCATCGAGGAGAACGCGCGCTACGTCAAGAACCTCGACGTTTGA
- a CDS encoding beta-propeller domain-containing protein, translated as MRPSLVLALAALLATGTTAAAQVPRAAAPERTLQPFRSMAELRGFVADLAPARSTPPPVASNPLCSTPAASAAERGTVAGRVTGPDGKPLSGVNVRVLCAAAVTNAEGRYTLSAAAGTLAVTASVIGRTTRQVSVTVKAGEAVTLDFVMAPAALALEGVVVTATATTDAVTNNQHQGVDEGGIVKTHGDHLVILRRGRLFTVRVGGPKLTPVSSVDAFGPGIDPRSGWYDEMLVSGDQVVVLGYSYRGGGTEIGLFGIDAAGRLRHRSTYHLRSNDYYSSRNYASRLVGDDLIFYTPLDLPLDGRDPAGWLPALRRWHPGAREGEFTPIATSTRVYRPARPLGDGGHPALHTVTTCKLRSTPMSCEATAVIGPRGSVFYVSPSAVYVWTTASPWDGAERAGESVLYRMPLDGSHPSALGVSGSPVDQFSFLESDDRHLNVLVRSGGRGARMWSAERGAGALSLLRVPVADFGDGRQDAGPLRYRPLPRAGSGAVQNRFVGRYLLYGAGNGWDRPRAAPNAVVFAVPWARNGTPVRPLALGHAVDRIEAMGGDALVVGADAHDLHFTGVRLAARPELGALYTRRGASQGETRSHGFFYRADGPASGVLGLPVRRTGKAGYEQLEEGSASIVFLANQGAALDELGELAAQPERAVEDGCVASCVDWYGNARPLFLRGRIFALMGYELVEGVMDGNRIREVRRTDFTPRRATASR; from the coding sequence ATGCGCCCATCTCTCGTTCTTGCACTGGCCGCGCTGCTCGCCACGGGTACCACGGCGGCGGCACAGGTTCCCAGAGCCGCGGCCCCGGAGCGCACTCTCCAGCCGTTCCGCTCCATGGCGGAGCTGCGCGGCTTCGTCGCGGATCTCGCCCCGGCCCGATCCACGCCGCCACCCGTTGCTTCGAACCCTTTGTGTTCCACGCCGGCGGCCTCCGCAGCCGAGCGCGGGACGGTCGCCGGGCGGGTGACCGGGCCGGACGGCAAGCCGCTCAGCGGCGTGAACGTGCGCGTCTTATGCGCCGCGGCCGTGACGAATGCCGAGGGACGCTACACTCTCTCGGCTGCCGCGGGCACCCTTGCCGTCACGGCGTCCGTCATCGGAAGGACAACCCGGCAGGTTTCCGTCACCGTCAAAGCGGGTGAGGCGGTGACGCTGGACTTCGTGATGGCTCCGGCGGCCCTGGCGCTGGAAGGCGTAGTGGTGACCGCCACCGCTACTACGGACGCGGTCACGAACAACCAGCACCAGGGGGTGGACGAAGGCGGCATCGTGAAGACGCACGGCGATCACCTGGTGATCCTGCGCAGGGGGCGCCTCTTCACCGTTCGCGTCGGCGGCCCGAAGCTCACCCCCGTCTCGTCGGTGGATGCCTTCGGCCCCGGAATCGACCCGAGGTCCGGCTGGTACGACGAGATGCTGGTGTCGGGCGACCAGGTGGTGGTGCTCGGCTACAGTTACCGCGGAGGAGGGACTGAGATCGGTCTCTTCGGCATCGATGCCGCCGGGCGGCTCCGCCACCGCTCCACGTATCACCTGCGCTCCAACGACTACTACTCGTCGCGGAACTACGCCAGCCGGCTGGTCGGCGATGATCTCATCTTCTACACTCCGCTCGATCTGCCGCTGGACGGGAGGGACCCCGCCGGATGGCTGCCGGCGTTGCGGCGCTGGCACCCCGGAGCACGGGAGGGAGAGTTCACCCCCATCGCCACCTCCACGCGCGTGTACCGCCCGGCGCGGCCGCTGGGGGATGGCGGCCACCCGGCGCTGCATACGGTCACCACGTGCAAGCTCCGCAGCACCCCCATGTCGTGCGAGGCGACCGCCGTAATCGGTCCGCGGGGGAGCGTGTTCTACGTGTCGCCGAGCGCGGTGTACGTGTGGACCACCGCCTCGCCGTGGGATGGAGCCGAGCGGGCCGGCGAGTCCGTGCTATACCGGATGCCCCTGGACGGGTCCCACCCTTCCGCGCTTGGGGTTTCCGGAAGCCCGGTGGACCAGTTCTCCTTCCTGGAGAGCGACGACCGGCACCTGAACGTGCTGGTCCGCTCCGGCGGCCGCGGCGCGCGGATGTGGTCCGCGGAACGGGGCGCGGGGGCGCTGTCGCTGCTGCGCGTTCCAGTCGCCGACTTCGGGGACGGGCGCCAGGACGCCGGGCCGCTGCGCTACCGGCCGCTTCCCCGCGCGGGATCGGGCGCGGTGCAGAACCGGTTCGTCGGGCGCTACCTGCTCTACGGGGCCGGGAACGGGTGGGACCGTCCCCGGGCGGCGCCGAACGCGGTGGTCTTCGCGGTACCCTGGGCACGCAACGGAACCCCCGTACGGCCCCTTGCTCTGGGTCACGCGGTGGATCGGATCGAGGCGATGGGCGGCGACGCGCTGGTGGTGGGTGCGGATGCGCACGACCTGCACTTTACCGGCGTACGCCTGGCCGCTCGCCCGGAGCTGGGTGCCCTGTACACGCGGCGCGGCGCCTCGCAGGGCGAGACGCGGAGTCACGGCTTCTTCTATCGTGCGGACGGCCCCGCGAGCGGTGTGCTGGGGCTGCCGGTGCGCCGCACGGGGAAGGCGGGGTACGAGCAGCTGGAAGAAGGCTCCGCCTCCATCGTCTTCCTGGCGAACCAGGGCGCGGCGCTCGATGAGCTCGGCGAGCTTGCGGCGCAGCCGGAGCGCGCCGTGGAGGATGGCTGCGTTGCGTCGTGCGTGGACTGGTACGGCAACGCGCGGCCCCTCTTTTTGCGAGGCCGCATCTTCGCCCTCATGGGCTACGAGCTGGTGGAGGGCGTGATGGACGGAAACCGCATTCGCGAAGTGCGCCGGACCGACTTCACCCCCCGTCGCGCTACCGCCTCCCGCTGA